The following coding sequences are from one Odontesthes bonariensis isolate fOdoBon6 chromosome 10, fOdoBon6.hap1, whole genome shotgun sequence window:
- the snai1b gene encoding snail family zinc finger 1b, producing MVTPYSARGVTLGGDLPTHSATSPLYMRRQLSQDAFNISGCGIALLEFLVDWNLQLSEAHLDQSATRLWKLLLLSSVGKLELKMPRSFLVKKYFSNKKPHYRESHLESQTAFVPESFPRAELPTQNNRSALTCHPTSPFFTSTDTLPAPLSPITPVSLPRSPLGPLDLSSSPSSSSGEEEEDGGRTSDPPSPDVIQHIYHCLHCSNSYSSLSALSHHQLSPCVPPQHAPSLPTEVSARPAFHCKNCPKEYTSLGALKMHIRSHTLPCVCPTCGKAFSRPWLLRGHIRTHTGERPFACQHCNRAFADRSNLRAHLQTHSEVKKYQCGSCSRTFSRMSLLHKHSASGCCPAS from the exons ATGGTGACGCCTTATAGCGCACGGGGTGTGACTTTGGGCGGAGATTTGCCCACCCACTCCGCTACTTCTCCCCTCTATATGAGGAGGCAACTTTCACAAGATGCGTTCAACATTTCAGGTTGTGGGATTGCGCTTTTAGAATTTCTTGTCGACTGGAACCTGCAATTGTCTGAGGCTCACTTGGATCAGAGCGCCACCCGGTTGTGGAAATTACTCTTGTTGTCATCAGTCGGAAAGCTAGAGCTCAAAATGCCGCGATCATTTCTTGTCAAGAAGTATTTTTCCAACAAGAAGCCTCATTACAGGGAGAGTCATCTTGAGAGCCAAACCG CTTTTGTCCCTGAAAGCTTTCCACGAGCTGAACTTCCAACACAGAACAACAGGTCTGCACTAACCTGCCATCCCACCAGCCCGTTCTTCACCAGTACCGACACCCTGCCTGCACCGCTCTCCCCGATCACCCCAGTGTCTCTGCCTCGTTCCCCGCTGGGCCCTCTGGACCTCAGCAGCTCTCCCTCAAGCAGCagtggagaggaagaggaggatggaGGGCGCACCTCGGATCCCCCCAGCCCAGATGTAATCCAGCACATCTACCACTGTCTGCACTGCAGTAACAGCTACTCCAGCCTCTCAGCCCTCTCCCACCACCAGCTCTCCCCCTGTGTCCCACCGCAGCATGCACCCTCCCTGCCCACTGAGGTCTCTGCACGCCCAGCCTTCCACTGCAAAAACTGCCCCAAGGAGTACACCAGCTTGGGAGCCTTGAAGATGCACATTCGTTCGCACACTCTGCCCTGCGTGTGCCCCACCTGTGGCAAGGCCTTCTCCAGGCCGTGGCTGCTCAGAGGACACATtcgcacacacacag GTGAACGCCCCTTTGCTTGTCAACACTGTAACAGGGCCTTTGCTGATCGCTCCAACCTGCGTGCCCACCTGCAAACCCACTCAGAGGTGAAGAAGTACCAGTGCGGCTCCTGCTCGCGGACCTTCAGTCGCATGTCCCTGCTGCACAAACACAGTGCCTCTGGGTGCTGTCCTGCCTCATAG
- the tp53inp2b gene encoding uncharacterized protein tp53inp2b isoform X1, translated as MFQRLSNLLFGEVEEVAAELKGPNPCVTEADEEGWMLVNLPEESGCMMRVEDETGSPLIAQSLPDSNLSDHQNTHSRTECQGPIPYPPHKRRRTYKSRARGAVAPSDPLSCPSTSPSLLGATTPVSLPRRARLSTPSSTPSMSPGSGSESGGSGGTSGAGSERGCMDESWFVTPPPCFTAEGATAEASPMEDLLIEHPSMSVYVSPNNLSMVSNSNLSMVGEESMVSLASSVSRVAEQAAPPATRSTMPTRASRGAAAQAGPLAKVTQVARVQRCKARMERRHLSRNHIQRQNRTREQVPRRAAHARNTFLHQPSKRNVCH; from the exons ATGTTTCAGCGTCTAAGCAACCTGTTGTTTGGAGAGGTAGAAGAAGTGGCAGCTGAGCTGAAGGGACCCAATCCATGTGTGACGGAGGCCGACGAAGAGGGATGGATGCTCGTCAACCTACCCG AAGAGTCTGGCTGCATGATGCGGGTGGAGGATGAGACGGGGTCTCCACTTATTGCACAATCATTACCAGACAGTAACTTATCAGATCACCAAAATACACACTCGAGGACAGAATGTCAAGGCCCCATTCCCTACCCGCCTCACAAGCGTCGTAGGACATATAAAAGTCGGGCACGGGGTGCAGTAGCACCATCAGACCCCCTGTCTTGCCCAAGCACTAGCCCATCGCTATTGGGTGCCACCACACCCGTAAGCCTGCCTAGACGGGCCAGACTGTCCACGCCCTCCTCCACGCCGTCGATGTccccaggctctggaagtgAGAGTGGGGGCAGTGGGGGTACCAGTGGGGCAGGCTCAGAGAGAGGTTGCATGGATGAGAGCTGGTTTgtcacccctcccccctgttTCACTGCAGAGGGAGCCACAGCAGAGGCCAGCCCGATGGAAGACCTCCTCATAGAGCACCCCAGCATGTCTGTTTACGTCTCCCCAAACAACCTGTCCATGGTCTCCAACAGCAATCTGTCCATGGTTGGAGAGGAAAGTATGGTCAGCCTGGCAAGCAGTGTGAG CAGAGTGGCTGAACAGGCTGCTCCCCCCGCCACCCGCAGCACTATGCCCACCAGGGCGAGCCGTGGAGCAGCTGCCCAGGCCGGACCTCTGGCTAAGGTCACCCAAGTGGCCAGGGTCCAGCGTTGCAAAGCTCGCATGGAGCGGCGCCATCTGAGCCGCAACCACATCCAACGCCAAAACCGCACGAGGGAGCAGGTCCCTCGCCGTGCAGCGCATGCTAGAAACACCTTCCTTCACCAGCCCAGCAAGCGTAACGTCTGCCACTAA
- the tp53inp2b gene encoding tumor protein p53-inducible nuclear protein 2 isoform X3, translated as MFQRLSNLLFGEVEEVAAELKGPNPCVTEADEEGWMLVNLPEGATAEASPMEDLLIEHPSMSVYVSPNNLSMVSNSNLSMVGEESMVSLASSVSRVAEQAAPPATRSTMPTRASRGAAAQAGPLAKVTQVARVQRCKARMERRHLSRNHIQRQNRTREQVPRRAAHARNTFLHQPSKRNVCH; from the exons ATGTTTCAGCGTCTAAGCAACCTGTTGTTTGGAGAGGTAGAAGAAGTGGCAGCTGAGCTGAAGGGACCCAATCCATGTGTGACGGAGGCCGACGAAGAGGGATGGATGCTCGTCAACCTACCCG AGGGAGCCACAGCAGAGGCCAGCCCGATGGAAGACCTCCTCATAGAGCACCCCAGCATGTCTGTTTACGTCTCCCCAAACAACCTGTCCATGGTCTCCAACAGCAATCTGTCCATGGTTGGAGAGGAAAGTATGGTCAGCCTGGCAAGCAGTGTGAG CAGAGTGGCTGAACAGGCTGCTCCCCCCGCCACCCGCAGCACTATGCCCACCAGGGCGAGCCGTGGAGCAGCTGCCCAGGCCGGACCTCTGGCTAAGGTCACCCAAGTGGCCAGGGTCCAGCGTTGCAAAGCTCGCATGGAGCGGCGCCATCTGAGCCGCAACCACATCCAACGCCAAAACCGCACGAGGGAGCAGGTCCCTCGCCGTGCAGCGCATGCTAGAAACACCTTCCTTCACCAGCCCAGCAAGCGTAACGTCTGCCACTAA
- the tp53inp2b gene encoding uncharacterized protein tp53inp2b isoform X2 — MFQRLSNLLFGEVEEVAAELKGPNPCVTEADEEGWMLVNLPESGCMMRVEDETGSPLIAQSLPDSNLSDHQNTHSRTECQGPIPYPPHKRRRTYKSRARGAVAPSDPLSCPSTSPSLLGATTPVSLPRRARLSTPSSTPSMSPGSGSESGGSGGTSGAGSERGCMDESWFVTPPPCFTAEGATAEASPMEDLLIEHPSMSVYVSPNNLSMVSNSNLSMVGEESMVSLASSVSRVAEQAAPPATRSTMPTRASRGAAAQAGPLAKVTQVARVQRCKARMERRHLSRNHIQRQNRTREQVPRRAAHARNTFLHQPSKRNVCH, encoded by the exons ATGTTTCAGCGTCTAAGCAACCTGTTGTTTGGAGAGGTAGAAGAAGTGGCAGCTGAGCTGAAGGGACCCAATCCATGTGTGACGGAGGCCGACGAAGAGGGATGGATGCTCGTCAACCTACCCG AGTCTGGCTGCATGATGCGGGTGGAGGATGAGACGGGGTCTCCACTTATTGCACAATCATTACCAGACAGTAACTTATCAGATCACCAAAATACACACTCGAGGACAGAATGTCAAGGCCCCATTCCCTACCCGCCTCACAAGCGTCGTAGGACATATAAAAGTCGGGCACGGGGTGCAGTAGCACCATCAGACCCCCTGTCTTGCCCAAGCACTAGCCCATCGCTATTGGGTGCCACCACACCCGTAAGCCTGCCTAGACGGGCCAGACTGTCCACGCCCTCCTCCACGCCGTCGATGTccccaggctctggaagtgAGAGTGGGGGCAGTGGGGGTACCAGTGGGGCAGGCTCAGAGAGAGGTTGCATGGATGAGAGCTGGTTTgtcacccctcccccctgttTCACTGCAGAGGGAGCCACAGCAGAGGCCAGCCCGATGGAAGACCTCCTCATAGAGCACCCCAGCATGTCTGTTTACGTCTCCCCAAACAACCTGTCCATGGTCTCCAACAGCAATCTGTCCATGGTTGGAGAGGAAAGTATGGTCAGCCTGGCAAGCAGTGTGAG CAGAGTGGCTGAACAGGCTGCTCCCCCCGCCACCCGCAGCACTATGCCCACCAGGGCGAGCCGTGGAGCAGCTGCCCAGGCCGGACCTCTGGCTAAGGTCACCCAAGTGGCCAGGGTCCAGCGTTGCAAAGCTCGCATGGAGCGGCGCCATCTGAGCCGCAACCACATCCAACGCCAAAACCGCACGAGGGAGCAGGTCCCTCGCCGTGCAGCGCATGCTAGAAACACCTTCCTTCACCAGCCCAGCAAGCGTAACGTCTGCCACTAA